A genomic region of Runella rosea contains the following coding sequences:
- a CDS encoding carbohydrate kinase family protein — protein MMTRKYALVSVGELLADLIGTEFTENLADTEIFKRFQGGSPANLAANMARLGNPTALVACVGSDNVGTYLVEKVAETGVDTAYIGRDAHAPTSIVLVSRTKGTPDFIAYRTADRMIQAAYIPDDLLHNASFFHTTCFALSQEPAQSVIVTAAARAQAAGCIVSLDANYAPSIWPDRAQAQRIIQDYCQNGAFVKLSADDAERIFGQALSNDAIIAKFHEMGAQLVCLTLGGKGSIVSSNYGKNYVEIAGKPIEVKDATGAGDSYWSGFLTAWLDEKSPAECAQAGANIAALKISTVGPLPAKVDRAILYS, from the coding sequence ATGATGACTCGAAAATACGCCTTAGTGTCGGTGGGGGAACTCCTTGCGGACTTAATCGGAACTGAATTTACGGAAAATCTCGCAGATACCGAAATCTTCAAACGTTTTCAAGGTGGCAGCCCCGCCAACCTTGCAGCCAATATGGCTCGTTTGGGAAACCCAACGGCCCTAGTCGCTTGCGTTGGCAGTGATAATGTGGGAACGTACCTCGTAGAAAAAGTAGCCGAAACTGGCGTTGATACCGCTTATATTGGCCGTGATGCTCACGCGCCCACCAGCATTGTACTGGTATCGCGCACCAAAGGTACCCCCGATTTTATCGCTTATCGCACGGCCGACCGCATGATTCAAGCCGCGTATATTCCAGATGATTTACTTCATAATGCCTCATTTTTTCATACTACCTGTTTCGCATTGAGTCAAGAACCCGCCCAAAGTGTCATTGTAACCGCCGCCGCACGCGCACAAGCCGCTGGGTGTATTGTGAGTTTAGACGCCAATTATGCACCTTCCATTTGGCCCGACCGCGCGCAAGCACAGAGGATAATTCAGGACTATTGCCAAAACGGGGCTTTCGTAAAACTCAGCGCAGATGATGCCGAGCGCATCTTCGGACAAGCTCTTTCCAACGATGCCATCATTGCAAAATTCCACGAAATGGGCGCACAATTAGTGTGTTTAACATTGGGCGGCAAGGGCAGTATTGTTTCGTCTAATTATGGAAAAAACTACGTCGAAATTGCAGGAAAGCCTATTGAAGTAAAAGACGCTACGGGTGCTGGAGATTCTTACTGGTCTGGCTTTCTGACGGCGTGGTTGGATGAAAAATCACCCGCAGAATGTGCGCAGGCGGGCGCCAATATCGCGGCCTTGAAGATTAGCACAGTAGGGCCATTACCAGCTAAAGTTGACCGGGCAATTTTGTACTCATAA
- a CDS encoding monooxygenase, which translates to MKKILFMLGISASVLAQTPITYYEHIQPIIAKNCAVCHSPGGVGPFHLLTYEDVAKRSKFVAKVTQMRYMPPFPADKSFQHYANERGLKEEEIELIQQWVMQGSVEGQKAKSKRVLDAFSMANDINKRVPDLTLKMQNAFTVPNTGVEEFRYFHVPTGLKEDVMVEAIEFLPGNRKVVHHSRVMVDTTGRMAGLEGMQGADPRLAEFQRIPMADEFLYGWVPGNDKIQFPQGVAKKMSANSNLIMYLHYSPSATTQTDQSEIHLYFAKKPVEREVKSLILHEQHITNPPFLIKANEKSTFYISTKPLTEDISAISILPHMHFLGKTFKAFAITPEGDLVPFIKIDNWDFNWQMTYQFKTLLRVPKGSVILAEASYDNTEENPLNPFKPARDVTFGWNTTSEMMEMVIYYVSYQPGDEKVKQ; encoded by the coding sequence ATGAAAAAAATACTCTTCATGTTGGGGATAAGCGCATCGGTTTTGGCACAGACTCCAATAACCTACTACGAGCATATCCAGCCCATTATTGCTAAAAACTGTGCGGTATGCCATTCCCCAGGGGGAGTCGGCCCTTTTCATTTATTGACGTACGAAGATGTTGCCAAACGGTCAAAGTTTGTGGCTAAAGTAACCCAAATGAGGTATATGCCGCCTTTCCCAGCCGATAAGAGCTTTCAGCACTATGCCAACGAACGAGGCTTGAAAGAGGAAGAAATTGAACTCATTCAGCAATGGGTAATGCAAGGAAGCGTGGAAGGGCAAAAAGCAAAAAGTAAAAGGGTTTTAGATGCTTTCAGCATGGCAAACGACATAAATAAAAGAGTGCCTGATTTGACCCTAAAAATGCAAAATGCGTTTACCGTACCGAACACGGGCGTTGAAGAATTTCGGTATTTCCACGTACCTACGGGTCTCAAAGAAGACGTGATGGTGGAAGCCATTGAGTTTTTGCCTGGAAATCGGAAAGTAGTGCACCACAGTCGCGTGATGGTGGACACCACGGGCCGCATGGCAGGCTTGGAAGGAATGCAGGGCGCAGACCCTAGGTTAGCCGAATTTCAACGTATTCCGATGGCGGATGAGTTTTTGTATGGTTGGGTGCCAGGCAATGATAAAATTCAGTTTCCCCAAGGTGTAGCCAAGAAAATGAGTGCCAACTCTAATCTGATTATGTATTTGCATTATTCTCCTTCCGCTACTACTCAAACTGACCAATCGGAGATTCACCTCTATTTTGCCAAAAAGCCCGTAGAACGCGAAGTCAAATCGTTGATTCTTCACGAACAGCACATTACTAATCCACCGTTTTTGATTAAAGCCAACGAAAAATCTACTTTTTACATAAGCACCAAGCCTCTGACCGAAGATATATCGGCCATTTCAATTTTGCCGCACATGCACTTTCTTGGCAAAACCTTCAAAGCTTTTGCCATTACGCCAGAGGGCGACTTAGTGCCGTTTATTAAGATTGATAACTGGGATTTTAACTGGCAAATGACTTATCAATTTAAAACCCTTTTGCGCGTTCCCAAAGGCTCGGTTATCTTGGCCGAAGCCTCCTATGACAACACGGAAGAAAATCCGCTCAATCCTTTTAAGCCCGCTCGTGATGTAACCTTTGGGTGGAATACCACCTCCGAAATGATGGAAATGGTGATTTATTACGTTTCATATCAGCCTGGGGATGAAAAAGTTAAGCAGTAA
- a CDS encoding SusD/RagB family nutrient-binding outer membrane lipoprotein — MNYKNKIKTLALGGLIAIVSSCQLTELDINTDPNRPATGSLALLLPVAENAAINAHTAINNDAMGFAGLSTVSDSYNLSNTSYQGTWNARFRELQIIEEMLKSSADGKNPRYRGIALTLKAFSVGHMVDMFGDIPYSEAWKGNAAEPNKTPKFDKDSEIYEDLLKLCDQAVAELAKPQPVAVQNDYIGGGNAATWTRIAKTVKLRLLLTSRKGRANGNAELKAAFEAGGFISTPAQNWSYLYSKQISPQRNTHPWYSTYAGLGDPNYINHQLMGEMILNKDPRLPFYFYRQTSRVLDQNNPTDRGTTPFGGSYLPLRATFLEDYKKAFGFTGDLPASEIAFIAGYFGRDRGDVSGAAADGPLRTTPGCYPAGGVYSDKSVPAVALTGQAALNTGGDGQWPVIHSWNTKYYQIEAILDNTGVTGDAKALFKAAMEEQIAVVVAQGLKSDPTRAKAPAAADIAAYVNEWLKLYDAAASNSAKLNVVAKQLWFCSWGQGMDIWNFQRRTGFPIQSQFRQFSVGIMAPISKPPRQYALRLPYPQSEGALNPANAQKYINDIIFDRDPIFWDKVKVKWEF, encoded by the coding sequence ATGAATTATAAAAATAAAATTAAAACACTGGCATTGGGAGGACTTATCGCGATTGTGAGTTCTTGCCAATTGACAGAATTGGACATCAATACCGACCCCAACCGCCCGGCTACGGGTTCGTTAGCGCTATTGTTGCCAGTGGCAGAAAATGCAGCAATCAATGCTCATACGGCGATCAACAATGATGCCATGGGCTTTGCGGGGTTGAGCACAGTTTCAGATTCCTACAATTTGAGTAACACCTCTTATCAGGGTACTTGGAATGCACGTTTTCGTGAACTTCAGATTATTGAAGAAATGTTAAAATCATCGGCAGATGGTAAAAACCCCCGTTACCGTGGTATTGCCCTAACGTTAAAAGCGTTTTCCGTAGGGCACATGGTAGATATGTTTGGAGATATTCCTTATAGCGAAGCATGGAAAGGAAATGCGGCGGAGCCAAACAAAACGCCTAAGTTTGACAAAGATTCAGAGATTTATGAGGACTTGCTCAAATTGTGTGACCAAGCGGTTGCTGAATTAGCTAAGCCACAACCCGTAGCAGTACAAAATGACTACATTGGCGGCGGTAATGCCGCTACTTGGACGCGAATTGCCAAAACCGTAAAACTACGTCTTTTGCTTACCTCTCGTAAGGGCCGGGCCAATGGTAATGCTGAACTGAAAGCCGCATTTGAGGCGGGTGGTTTTATTTCTACGCCTGCCCAAAACTGGTCTTACTTATATTCTAAGCAAATATCACCTCAACGTAATACACACCCTTGGTATAGTACGTATGCAGGTCTTGGTGATCCGAACTACATCAACCACCAATTGATGGGTGAAATGATCTTGAATAAAGACCCTCGTTTGCCGTTCTATTTCTACCGTCAAACAAGCCGTGTTTTAGATCAAAATAACCCAACCGACCGTGGTACGACTCCTTTTGGCGGCTCTTACTTGCCATTGCGGGCAACCTTCCTTGAGGATTATAAGAAAGCCTTTGGATTTACGGGAGATTTGCCTGCTTCTGAAATAGCTTTTATCGCCGGCTACTTTGGTCGTGACCGGGGAGATGTATCAGGTGCTGCGGCCGATGGGCCATTGCGGACTACGCCGGGTTGTTATCCTGCGGGTGGGGTTTACTCTGATAAAAGTGTCCCTGCGGTAGCTTTGACTGGACAGGCAGCCCTCAATACGGGTGGTGATGGCCAATGGCCTGTCATCCATAGCTGGAATACCAAGTACTATCAAATTGAGGCTATCTTAGACAATACCGGTGTGACGGGCGATGCAAAAGCATTGTTTAAAGCTGCTATGGAAGAGCAAATTGCGGTTGTGGTAGCTCAAGGTTTGAAGTCAGACCCAACGCGTGCCAAAGCTCCTGCAGCGGCTGATATTGCTGCGTATGTAAATGAGTGGTTGAAACTATATGATGCAGCTGCCTCAAACTCTGCTAAATTGAACGTGGTGGCCAAGCAATTATGGTTCTGCTCATGGGGACAGGGTATGGATATTTGGAATTTCCAGCGTCGTACAGGTTTCCCAATCCAAAGCCAATTCAGACAGTTTTCGGTGGGTATTATGGCTCCAATCTCTAAGCCACCACGCCAATACGCGTTGCGTTTGCCTTACCCGCAATCGGAAGGTGCACTGAACCCTGCCAATGCTCAGAAATACATCAATGACATCATCTTTGACCGTGATCCTATTTTCTGGGATAAAGTGAAAGTGAAGTGGGAGTTTTAA
- a CDS encoding SusC/RagA family TonB-linked outer membrane protein, with amino-acid sequence MRKFLFINFLLVCMVWATGVAQDRKITGKVTSAEDGTPLPGVSVVVKGTSKGVNTDAAGSYSIDAPTNATLVFSFVGTVSQEINIGNRTSINLALAADTKQLSEVVVTAVGIQRDKKALAFAVSNVKGADLQQRSEPDPLRALSGKVPGVNITAGNGAPGAGTRITIRGNNSFTGNNQPLFVVDGIPFDNGVNNTQGYNQNTVTSNRAYDIDPNNIESMTVLKGAAASALYGSRAANGVIVITTKAGSKSARKGLEITYNSSYSSEKVSSLPEYQDSYSQGSNQTYNGGFIGNWGTAMPAAVDRINAALGFERYSKIIDPDYPAGTIPHPLVDATVPFGAARYQAAFPELLQPNGRGIAVPLQGYDIVGGFFRTGHVIENGIQINSTGDKTSLNASVSRTKNDGIVPNSSTERTTLSFGGNATLANNVSVSGSVAYTRTNQTSPQSGAGYYADYGGLASAGSIYSRLFYLPRNYDLNGYPFENPVDGSNVFYRALDNPLWTAKYNLYNSSVNRVYGNMALTYDVTPWLNLTARGGLNTYTENRKNTIRPGGTFQPLGSVLSQSLTNTEVDFTFLATAQHDFTDKFNAKLLVGFNPNERTYSEAGIAGDPVIDANVLNISGTLNQNAYDFQRKRRLYGIFSELSLGYGNYLFLTASARQDRSSTLPAANNTYLYPAISTSFIFTDVLGLPKNIINFGKIRANYATVGKDADPYQVNTAYNLGRTFYNATAISTASLPSQLNNAALKPEFTTEVELGTELQFLNNRIGLDLAYFNRNSTDLIVTRQLPNTTGFNTEITNAGKISNKGWELGLTLVPVKLRNGFTWTSFVAYTRIRSKVEDAGPGGEIFIGGTGLSALGTIFRNGLPYGQIYGSVNARDESGNLLINPNTGLPIRAAGATIIGDPNTKYTVGWTNTVSFKGFNLNVLVDYKAGGSLFSSTAASLILRGQLKSSEDREGMRVIPGVLGDPQTYKPLLGDDGKPIKNTIAMSAFQYHFTDGYGAYGADEVNIYDATVIRIREVSLGYEVPKTFLKKYARVFGGLRVSASGRNLWFYAPNMLPGLNFDPEILSNFSDSNIQGFDLGASPSTRRFGINLTATF; translated from the coding sequence ATGAGGAAATTTTTATTTATCAACTTTCTGCTTGTGTGCATGGTTTGGGCTACTGGGGTAGCTCAAGACCGTAAAATCACCGGGAAAGTGACCTCGGCAGAGGATGGAACCCCCCTGCCAGGCGTATCGGTCGTGGTAAAAGGTACATCTAAAGGTGTGAATACCGATGCCGCAGGAAGCTATTCAATTGACGCTCCGACTAATGCCACTTTGGTATTTAGTTTTGTGGGTACTGTTTCTCAAGAGATTAATATTGGTAATCGTACGTCAATAAACTTAGCGTTGGCGGCAGATACCAAGCAGTTGTCAGAAGTTGTAGTGACGGCCGTGGGGATTCAGCGCGACAAGAAAGCGCTGGCATTTGCGGTTTCAAACGTAAAAGGTGCTGATCTTCAGCAGCGTTCGGAGCCAGATCCATTGCGTGCGTTGAGTGGAAAAGTACCGGGTGTTAACATCACTGCGGGTAACGGTGCTCCGGGTGCAGGTACGCGTATCACAATTCGTGGTAACAACTCTTTTACTGGAAACAACCAACCACTTTTCGTTGTGGATGGTATTCCGTTTGACAACGGAGTAAATAATACGCAGGGCTATAACCAAAACACGGTTACTTCAAACCGTGCGTATGACATTGACCCTAACAACATTGAGTCAATGACAGTATTGAAAGGTGCGGCGGCATCGGCTTTGTACGGTTCACGTGCGGCCAACGGCGTAATCGTGATCACGACCAAAGCGGGCAGCAAATCGGCACGTAAAGGGTTGGAGATAACGTATAACTCTTCTTATTCTTCTGAAAAAGTATCTTCTCTGCCTGAGTATCAGGATAGCTACTCACAAGGCTCTAACCAAACTTACAATGGTGGGTTTATTGGAAACTGGGGTACGGCGATGCCTGCTGCCGTGGATCGTATCAATGCCGCACTTGGGTTTGAGCGTTATTCAAAAATCATTGACCCCGACTATCCGGCAGGAACTATTCCTCATCCATTGGTAGATGCTACGGTGCCTTTTGGCGCTGCTCGTTACCAAGCGGCCTTCCCTGAATTATTACAACCCAATGGTCGTGGTATTGCTGTTCCTTTACAGGGGTATGATATAGTCGGTGGCTTTTTCCGTACAGGTCACGTTATTGAAAATGGGATTCAGATCAACTCAACGGGCGATAAAACCTCGTTGAATGCCTCAGTATCGCGCACTAAGAATGACGGTATCGTTCCTAATTCATCTACAGAGCGTACTACTTTGAGTTTTGGTGGAAATGCCACTTTAGCCAACAATGTAAGCGTAAGTGGTAGCGTGGCTTATACCCGTACCAACCAAACAAGTCCGCAGTCGGGTGCTGGTTATTATGCTGACTACGGCGGCTTGGCTTCAGCAGGTTCTATTTACAGTCGTTTGTTTTATTTGCCACGTAATTATGATTTGAACGGCTATCCTTTTGAAAATCCGGTAGATGGTTCAAACGTATTTTATCGTGCATTAGATAACCCTCTTTGGACCGCTAAATATAACTTGTACAACTCAAGTGTAAACCGTGTGTACGGTAATATGGCCTTGACGTACGATGTTACTCCTTGGTTGAACCTGACCGCTCGTGGAGGTTTGAATACTTACACTGAAAACCGTAAGAATACAATCCGCCCAGGAGGTACTTTCCAGCCTTTGGGCTCTGTATTAAGTCAAAGCTTGACCAACACCGAGGTGGACTTTACATTTTTGGCTACTGCACAGCATGATTTTACGGATAAATTCAACGCCAAGCTGTTGGTAGGTTTCAACCCCAACGAGCGTACTTACTCTGAAGCGGGTATCGCTGGTGATCCAGTCATTGATGCCAACGTATTAAATATTTCTGGTACACTCAATCAGAATGCTTACGATTTTCAACGTAAACGTCGTTTGTATGGTATTTTCAGTGAATTGTCGTTGGGATATGGTAACTATCTCTTTTTGACGGCCTCAGCTCGTCAAGATCGTTCGTCTACTTTGCCTGCCGCCAACAATACCTATTTGTATCCTGCTATATCGACTTCTTTCATCTTTACGGATGTATTGGGATTGCCTAAAAATATCATCAACTTCGGTAAAATCAGAGCCAACTACGCAACTGTAGGTAAAGATGCTGATCCTTACCAAGTAAATACAGCGTACAACTTAGGTCGTACTTTCTACAATGCCACGGCTATTTCAACGGCCAGCTTACCAAGTCAGTTGAACAATGCTGCATTGAAACCTGAGTTTACAACAGAAGTCGAATTAGGAACAGAATTACAATTCCTCAACAACCGCATCGGTCTTGACTTGGCGTATTTTAACCGTAATTCTACTGATTTGATCGTAACACGTCAATTGCCAAATACTACCGGTTTCAATACTGAAATCACCAATGCGGGTAAAATCTCCAACAAAGGTTGGGAATTGGGCTTAACACTTGTTCCCGTGAAATTGCGCAATGGATTTACCTGGACTTCTTTTGTGGCTTATACGCGTATTCGTTCCAAAGTGGAAGATGCAGGCCCTGGCGGTGAAATCTTTATTGGTGGTACTGGTCTCTCTGCCTTGGGTACTATTTTCCGTAATGGATTACCTTATGGGCAAATATATGGCTCAGTAAACGCCCGCGATGAAAGCGGTAACTTGTTGATCAACCCAAATACAGGTTTGCCAATTCGTGCGGCAGGTGCTACGATTATCGGAGACCCTAACACCAAATATACGGTGGGTTGGACAAACACTGTTTCTTTCAAAGGGTTCAATTTGAACGTTTTGGTGGATTACAAAGCCGGAGGTAGCCTGTTCTCTTCTACTGCTGCTTCTTTGATATTACGCGGTCAGTTGAAATCTTCAGAAGATCGCGAAGGAATGCGCGTAATCCCAGGTGTATTGGGAGATCCACAAACGTACAAGCCGTTGTTGGGTGATGATGGCAAGCCGATCAAAAATACGATTGCGATGTCTGCGTTCCAGTACCACTTTACCGATGGCTACGGAGCATATGGCGCGGATGAGGTCAATATTTATGATGCTACCGTTATTCGTATCCGTGAGGTTTCATTGGGTTATGAAGTTCCTAAAACGTTCCTGAAAAAATATGCGAGAGTATTCGGTGGACTCCGTGTGTCAGCTTCAGGACGTAACTTGTGGTTCTATGCACCAAACATGTTACCGGGCTTGAACTTTGACCCTGAGATCTTATCTAACTTCTCGGATTCAAACATTCAGGGATTTGATTTGGGTGCTTCACCTTCAACGCGTCGTTTTGGTATCAACTTAACGGCAACGTTCTAA
- a CDS encoding patatin-like phospholipase family protein gives MKIGLVLSGGGARGIMHLGVIKALQERKVDIAAISGTSAGAIVGALVAHGYSPDEVLSKLLTINFLKYLRPSFNGPGLLRMDKAEELYRELLPHNSFEKLKIPLTVTATDIEAGEIVYFQSGELIRPLMASSCLPGIFEPIRHNKRLFVDGAVLNNLPIEPLLKDEVEFLIGVNCNPPLPDKPIRSMRTVIERSLLLAVRNKTQERTLQCQLLFEPKEVGKYDIFDIRKAREIFLVGYHSVTKSPDKLRMLEDYSNLPKQ, from the coding sequence ATGAAGATAGGATTAGTATTGTCGGGAGGAGGTGCCCGAGGAATCATGCACCTTGGAGTAATAAAAGCATTACAAGAACGAAAAGTGGACATTGCCGCTATTTCGGGCACGAGCGCGGGGGCCATCGTAGGGGCGCTTGTCGCGCACGGGTATAGCCCAGATGAAGTGCTTAGTAAGTTGCTTACAATCAACTTTTTGAAATACTTACGTCCTTCGTTTAACGGCCCTGGCCTGTTGAGAATGGACAAAGCAGAAGAACTTTATCGGGAGTTACTGCCCCATAATTCATTTGAAAAATTAAAAATTCCTCTTACTGTTACGGCCACCGACATTGAAGCAGGCGAAATTGTGTATTTTCAATCGGGGGAGTTAATTCGCCCGCTGATGGCATCAAGTTGTTTGCCGGGTATTTTTGAACCCATTCGCCACAATAAGCGGCTGTTTGTGGATGGTGCCGTTTTGAATAATCTACCCATCGAACCGCTCTTAAAAGATGAAGTCGAATTCTTAATTGGGGTCAATTGTAACCCGCCTCTTCCCGATAAGCCAATCCGCTCAATGCGGACCGTCATTGAGCGAAGCTTATTACTGGCTGTTCGTAATAAAACACAAGAGCGCACCCTACAGTGTCAATTGTTGTTTGAGCCAAAAGAAGTAGGGAAGTACGACATATTTGATATTCGGAAAGCCCGCGAAATTTTTCTGGTTGGTTATCATTCCGTCACCAAATCTCCCGACAAACTGCGGATGCTAGAAGATTACTCTAATTTGCCAAAACAATAA
- the nspC gene encoding carboxynorspermidine decarboxylase, producing MPIDFAQIPSPCFVLEERLLRQNLQLIRQVMDEAGCQIILALKGFSMYSAFPIVGEYLPGATASSLNEIKLINEYLGYRAHTYIPAYQDEEFEEVLERSSHLTFNSLSQWERFKQRVSDYNQTHPEKTVSCGIRVNPQYSEVETDMYNPCVPGSRLGVTRSHFGDTLPEGIEGIHFHTLCENGSDVLERTLEALESRFGDLLHQAKWLNMGGGHLMTREGYDIPKLISLVKAIKKKYNLDVILEPGSAIAWRTGYLVSTVLDIVESQGIEVAILNTSFAAHMPDTLEMPYKPRILGAYHEPVADKPTYRLGGMTCLAGDFMGDYSFDEPLKIGDTLIFDDMIHYTMVKTTTFNGVNLPSIGIWQANERFRLVKTFGYESFKDRL from the coding sequence ATGCCTATTGACTTTGCACAAATTCCATCGCCTTGTTTTGTTTTGGAAGAACGTCTTCTACGCCAAAACCTCCAACTTATCCGTCAGGTGATGGATGAGGCTGGCTGCCAAATTATATTGGCATTGAAAGGCTTTTCTATGTATAGCGCATTCCCCATTGTGGGCGAGTATCTGCCAGGGGCCACCGCAAGTTCACTAAATGAAATAAAGCTTATCAATGAATATTTAGGCTATCGGGCGCACACTTACATCCCCGCGTACCAGGATGAAGAGTTTGAGGAAGTATTGGAACGAAGTAGCCACCTCACCTTCAATTCATTATCTCAGTGGGAGCGGTTTAAACAACGCGTCAGCGACTATAATCAAACTCACCCCGAAAAAACTGTTTCGTGCGGAATCCGCGTAAACCCTCAGTATTCTGAAGTTGAAACCGACATGTACAACCCCTGCGTTCCGGGGTCTCGCTTGGGGGTAACACGCAGTCATTTTGGTGATACACTACCCGAAGGAATCGAAGGGATTCACTTTCATACACTTTGTGAAAATGGCTCCGACGTCCTAGAGCGTACCCTCGAAGCCCTCGAAAGTCGCTTTGGTGACTTGCTCCACCAAGCCAAGTGGCTCAACATGGGTGGTGGACACCTTATGACCCGCGAGGGCTACGATATACCTAAACTTATTTCACTCGTAAAAGCAATAAAGAAAAAATACAATCTAGATGTCATTTTAGAGCCTGGTTCAGCCATTGCGTGGCGAACTGGATATTTGGTATCCACTGTATTGGATATAGTGGAAAGTCAGGGAATAGAGGTCGCTATCTTAAATACTTCTTTTGCCGCCCACATGCCCGATACCCTCGAAATGCCCTACAAACCACGCATATTGGGGGCTTATCACGAACCCGTAGCCGACAAACCAACTTACCGACTCGGCGGGATGACCTGCCTCGCGGGCGACTTTATGGGCGATTATTCGTTTGACGAACCTTTAAAAATCGGAGATACGTTAATCTTTGATGACATGATTCACTACACAATGGTGAAAACTACCACCTTCAACGGTGTCAATCTGCCTTCCATTGGTATTTGGCAGGCCAATGAGCGTTTTAGGTTAGTAAAAACCTTTGGATATGAAAGCTTTAAAGATAGGCTCTAA
- a CDS encoding RrF2 family transcriptional regulator, with amino-acid sequence MISKKAKYALKALKVLTEEFGKGPVLISHIAERENIPKKFLEAILLELRNHGILSSQKGKGGGYLLRVEPARVNFAQVIRVIDGPIAPTPCVSLHFYVKCDDCIDEATCALRPVMEQVRDANLGVYEGTTLQIFVK; translated from the coding sequence ATGATCTCAAAGAAAGCAAAATATGCCCTTAAAGCGCTCAAAGTGCTGACCGAAGAATTCGGAAAAGGCCCCGTTCTCATTTCGCACATTGCTGAACGTGAAAATATCCCAAAAAAATTCTTGGAAGCTATTCTTTTAGAGTTGCGTAACCACGGGATTCTGTCCAGCCAAAAAGGAAAAGGTGGCGGGTATTTATTACGCGTGGAACCTGCAAGAGTCAATTTCGCCCAGGTCATCAGGGTAATTGACGGCCCTATTGCACCAACCCCCTGTGTATCGCTTCATTTTTATGTCAAGTGTGATGACTGCATCGATGAAGCCACCTGCGCTCTGCGCCCCGTAATGGAGCAAGTGAGAGATGCCAACTTAGGAGTCTACGAAGGCACTACTTTGCAGATTTTTGTCAAATAG